The DNA window GTGCTGGAGCGCATGGCTGAGATCGGCCTGCCGCTCTGCGTCCATGGCGAGGTGACGACGCCTGACGTCGATATCTTCGACCGCGAGGCGGTCTTCATCGATACCGTGCTCGATCCCTTGCGCCGGCGCCTGCCGGAGCTGAAGGTGACGATGGAGCATGTGACAACCGCAGACGGCATCGACTACATCAAGGCGGCCAAATCAAATCTCGCCGGCTCGATCACCACCCACCACCTGATCATCAACCGCAACGCCATCCTGGTCGGCGGCATCCGCCCGCATTATTACTGCCTGCCGGTCGCCAAGCGCGAGAACCACCGGCTGGCGCTGCGTGCGGCCGCCACCAGTGGCGACGCCCGCTTCTTCCTCGGCACCGATTCCGCCCCGCATGTCGATCCGCTGAAGGAATGCGCCTGCGGCTGCGCCGGCATTTACACCTCGATCAACACGATGAGCTGCCTTGCCCATGTCTTCGAGCAGGAGGGCGCTCTCGATAGGCTCGAAGCCTTCGCCTCGCTGAACGGGCCGGCCTGGTACAGGCTGTCGCCGAATGAGGAACGGATCACGCTGATTAGGCAGGCCGAGCCGGTCATCTTTCCCGCCAAAATAGAAACCGGCGCCGGCCCGGTGACGGTCTTTGATCCGATGTTCCCCCTGCATTGGCAGGTGGTGGCGTAGGATGCTCCTGCATATTTTTCTATTTTAAATAGAATATTCATTTTAAGTTGCGGCGAGCCGTTAGTCGCGTAACATTTTCATTGTGCAATGCATCATTTGTTAACGGATGCATAAGACATTCCTCCTCGCGGGAACCCCTGAGCTGCCGATCATCTGGCGCGACGACCGCTGCGGAGACTGAAGAAGCATGATGCTTGACTACAACTCCCTATTGCTGGCGCTCGGCGTCTCCGCGGCCTGCCTTGCCGTGACCTTGATGGGCGGTTGGCTGGTGCGCCGGGCCGAAACCGTGCTGCTCACCGCCACCATCGGCCTCGTCCTCGTCGTCAGCGGCATTTTTGTCTACAGCGCCTATGTCAACCGGCCGGAGATAATCTTTGCCATTGGCAGTTTCGTGCTGTTCCATGCCGGTTTCGCCACCATCTGGGGTGCGGGCAAACAGTTCCTCACCGGCCGCCTGGCTGTTTCGTCGGTCGCGCTCCGAGCGCTGGCGGCAATGGTCTCTTCCATTGTGCCGATGATCGCGGGTTATGACGGCCTC is part of the Rhizobium bangladeshense genome and encodes:
- the pyrC gene encoding dihydroorotase, giving the protein MQSITIRRPDDWHLHLRDGAMLEGVIADTSRTFARAIIMPNLVPPVVTTADAKAYRERILKALPDGHRFQPLMTLYLTEHTSPDDVEEGAKSGLITAVKLYPAGATTNSHGGVRDMEKAMPVLERMAEIGLPLCVHGEVTTPDVDIFDREAVFIDTVLDPLRRRLPELKVTMEHVTTADGIDYIKAAKSNLAGSITTHHLIINRNAILVGGIRPHYYCLPVAKRENHRLALRAAATSGDARFFLGTDSAPHVDPLKECACGCAGIYTSINTMSCLAHVFEQEGALDRLEAFASLNGPAWYRLSPNEERITLIRQAEPVIFPAKIETGAGPVTVFDPMFPLHWQVVA